In Sinorhizobium fredii, one DNA window encodes the following:
- a CDS encoding transposase — translation MQEAFGVDGTVSDVPRRHDVLPQQIYPWRKKFSPPELKSPETASFIPVSLIGASESVSDGSKRSGARSRCKDVEIVLRNGRY, via the coding sequence TTGCAAGAAGCTTTCGGCGTAGATGGTACCGTTTCGGATGTACCACGCCGGCACGACGTTCTTCCGCAGCAGATTTATCCCTGGCGAAAGAAGTTCTCGCCACCCGAATTGAAATCTCCAGAGACCGCATCGTTCATCCCGGTGTCGCTTATCGGGGCGTCGGAGAGCGTCAGCGACGGTTCCAAGAGGAGCGGTGCTCGGTCGAGGTGCAAAGACGTTGAAATCGTCCTGAGGAATGGCCGCTACTGA
- the tnpB gene encoding IS66 family insertion sequence element accessory protein TnpB, with product MWRQPRLVETVIKEAPASGAIFGLRGKRADRIKLLWWDGQGYCLFYILSLANGEGWRGTPDTGPAFHAR from the coding sequence GTGTGGAGGCAGCCTAGACTAGTCGAAACGGTCATAAAGGAGGCGCCGGCGTCTGGCGCGATCTTCGGATTGCGCGGCAAACGCGCGGATCGGATTAAGCTTCTATGGTGGGATGGCCAAGGGTACTGCCTGTTCTACATACTTTCCCTGGCCAACGGCGAAGGATGGCGTGGCACACCTGACACAGGCCCAGCTTTCCATGCTCGTTGA
- the tnpA gene encoding IS66-like element accessory protein TnpA, whose amino-acid sequence MEHDEQKLAVRRVLRNRRRRYDAASKERLVAACLEPGVSVSRLALEHGINANLLRKWIKNAKEAGTLPPSSTSAFIPVVAADRRLPMQSRSLDMLATRGEERPAKPERMDPSFSPAKVSASLPNGVRLTLECGDANALAAIIGALGDVQAGR is encoded by the coding sequence ATTGAGCACGATGAACAGAAACTGGCGGTGAGGCGCGTTTTGCGCAACAGACGCCGACGTTACGATGCGGCATCGAAGGAGCGCCTCGTTGCGGCCTGCCTTGAGCCCGGCGTGTCGGTATCGAGACTTGCGCTCGAGCATGGGATCAACGCTAACCTCCTTCGGAAATGGATAAAGAACGCCAAGGAGGCCGGCACTCTGCCGCCATCTTCAACATCTGCGTTTATTCCGGTTGTCGCCGCGGATCGCCGCCTGCCGATGCAGAGCAGGTCGTTGGATATGCTTGCCACGCGTGGTGAAGAGCGCCCGGCGAAACCGGAGAGGATGGACCCTTCGTTCTCTCCAGCGAAGGTGAGCGCATCACTGCCGAACGGCGTGAGGCTGACGCTGGAATGCGGTGATGCGAATGCGTTGGCGGCGATAATCGGAGCGTTGGGTGATGTTCAAGCTGGGCGCTGA